One window from the genome of Aquabacterium sp. A3 encodes:
- the tssJ gene encoding type VI secretion system lipoprotein TssJ has translation MTRRGSAFAWLIRALASAFTAVALMACGQVQQPKVTDLPIDGIDLEAQSGAAATNDQGMLGSLSAMASKAMEAVGLKDKPVQADESTLPAQQLPDRRIRWRVHASPALNVSDAGDSLAVVTRFYRLKSPEAFLSAPREAFNTPQTEQDALGDDLISVREVLLVPGRQHDLTERLPRDVGFVGVIALFHSPAAGRWRHAFDTRRAELTGIHLGVHACALSVHAGRPVDMSTDEARRASVRCPASQLATPASTEN, from the coding sequence ATGACCCGGCGCGGGTCGGCGTTCGCCTGGCTGATTCGGGCGCTGGCCTCGGCCTTCACGGCTGTTGCCCTGATGGCGTGTGGTCAGGTGCAGCAGCCCAAGGTCACCGACTTGCCCATCGACGGCATCGACCTTGAAGCCCAGTCAGGCGCAGCAGCCACGAATGATCAGGGTATGCTGGGCAGCCTGAGCGCCATGGCAAGCAAGGCCATGGAAGCGGTGGGACTGAAAGACAAGCCGGTTCAGGCCGACGAGAGCACGCTGCCGGCACAGCAACTGCCGGATCGTCGAATTCGTTGGCGTGTTCATGCCAGCCCCGCATTGAATGTCAGCGATGCCGGTGACTCGCTGGCGGTGGTCACGCGCTTTTATCGCCTGAAGTCGCCTGAAGCCTTTCTGTCTGCGCCCAGGGAAGCCTTCAACACACCCCAGACCGAACAGGACGCGCTGGGTGATGACCTGATCTCGGTTCGTGAAGTTTTGCTGGTGCCCGGCCGCCAGCATGATTTGACGGAACGCCTGCCCAGGGATGTCGGTTTTGTGGGCGTGATCGCCCTATTCCACTCGCCTGCCGCGGGGCGTTGGCGACATGCTTTTGACACCCGGCGGGCAGAGCTGACCGGGATCCACCTGGGCGTTCATGCCTGTGCCCTGAGCGTTCATGCCGGCCGACCCGTGGACATGTCCACCGACGAGGCACGCCGCGCGTCGGTGCGCTGCCCTGCCAGCCAGCTGGCCACACCCGCCTCAACCGAGAATTGA
- the tssK gene encoding type VI secretion system baseplate subunit TssK, with translation MLSSSKILWGEGLFLRPQHFQQQDAYHEARLAQMRSALHPYAWGVRHVKIDTDALHNGVLRLTELQMVTPDGDLFNAPFEDELPPPVALNTLDEMPGHPGMWVFHVAMAPLRAQGSNMSASASEADTAMRYYRAPAQTPDMFTDAVTAEVMVLRKSARLMPEQAPRSHLVSMPLLRVKKTATGGHELDGRFVPPCVSIQASPALVLHLRRLMDVLQAKVEALYGLHREPSKNVIEFRSGDVASFWLLHTASTAFAGLSHLLKHQALHPERLFQRLLELAGALLTFSKNHQLADLPSYDHQQPGPCFQRLDQIIRDLLETVISTRYFSIVLQESVPSFHQGRLDSEQVQAHTQLYLGVSAALSPSELVETVPLRFKVGAPDDVEKLVLSAMPGVKLVHAPQVPAAVPVKPGSFYFTLEAKGPLYERMLQAQAITLYAPSGMPDLRLELIAVNT, from the coding sequence GTGCTGTCTTCATCCAAGATCCTGTGGGGCGAAGGCCTCTTTCTGCGCCCACAACATTTTCAACAGCAAGACGCTTATCACGAGGCTCGTCTGGCACAGATGCGCAGTGCGCTGCACCCTTATGCCTGGGGTGTGCGTCATGTCAAGATCGACACAGATGCCCTGCACAACGGCGTGCTCCGACTGACAGAGCTGCAGATGGTCACCCCGGATGGCGACTTGTTCAATGCGCCGTTTGAAGACGAGTTGCCCCCACCCGTGGCGCTGAACACGCTCGATGAAATGCCGGGGCATCCGGGCATGTGGGTCTTTCATGTGGCCATGGCCCCCTTGCGTGCACAAGGCAGCAACATGTCGGCCTCGGCATCTGAGGCAGACACCGCCATGCGCTACTACAGGGCGCCCGCACAAACACCCGACATGTTCACCGATGCCGTCACGGCCGAGGTGATGGTGTTGCGCAAGTCAGCCCGCCTGATGCCCGAGCAAGCGCCGCGGTCTCACCTGGTGAGCATGCCGCTGCTGCGGGTCAAGAAAACAGCCACCGGTGGTCACGAACTGGACGGCCGGTTCGTACCGCCTTGCGTCAGCATCCAGGCGTCACCGGCGCTGGTGCTGCATCTGCGACGGCTGATGGACGTGCTGCAGGCCAAGGTGGAGGCCTTGTACGGTTTGCACCGCGAACCCAGCAAGAACGTGATCGAGTTTCGATCTGGCGATGTGGCATCTTTCTGGCTGCTGCACACGGCCAGCACCGCGTTTGCCGGCTTGTCACACCTGCTCAAACACCAGGCACTGCACCCTGAACGTCTGTTTCAGCGATTGCTGGAGCTCGCTGGGGCCTTGCTGACGTTCTCGAAAAATCACCAGCTGGCCGATCTTCCCAGTTACGACCATCAACAACCTGGTCCGTGTTTCCAGCGCCTCGATCAAATCATTCGTGATTTGCTGGAGACGGTCATCTCCACCCGCTACTTCTCCATCGTTTTGCAGGAGTCCGTCCCGTCGTTTCACCAGGGGCGGCTGGATTCGGAGCAGGTGCAAGCGCACACACAGCTTTACCTTGGTGTCTCGGCGGCGCTGTCCCCCAGCGAACTGGTGGAGACCGTGCCTTTGCGCTTCAAGGTGGGGGCGCCTGATGACGTTGAAAAGCTGGTGCTCTCGGCCATGCCCGGCGTGAAGCTCGTGCACGCCCCTCAGGTGCCGGCGGCGGTGCCGGTCAAGCCCGGCAGCTTCTACTTCACCCTTGAAGCCAAGGGGCCTCTGTATGAACGCATGCTGCAAGCACAGGCCATCACCCTGTATGCGCCCAGCGGCATGCCCGACCTCCGGCTTGAGTTGATCGCCGTGAACACCTGA
- the icmH gene encoding type IVB secretion system protein IcmH/DotU yields MTTATPPQLFEGSGQQGSARPSHSVSGDAQSLLDLMYDGFYLLFLLKAKHAPADAEEFRERIKRFLTSFERGATRLQAHADDVYLCKYAFCATVDEAVLMSGFKAREAWQRLPLQVQFFGEQLAGEQFFEKLETLRHEGASRLQVLEVFHMCLLLGFQGKYLIEGSEKLSYLTSRLGDEIARFKGHQGGLAPHWAPPDRVQHQLKNEVPLWVMGSVFATLALAGFLGLRWDLTSHARSTLGEHHHVVQMPPKVAHVTITLP; encoded by the coding sequence ATGACCACCGCCACTCCCCCCCAACTGTTCGAGGGCTCTGGCCAACAGGGCTCTGCTCGCCCCAGCCACTCGGTCAGCGGTGATGCACAGTCGCTGCTGGACCTCATGTACGACGGTTTCTACCTGCTGTTTCTGCTCAAGGCCAAGCACGCCCCCGCAGACGCCGAAGAGTTTCGTGAGCGCATCAAGCGCTTTCTGACCTCATTCGAGCGAGGCGCCACGCGCCTGCAAGCCCATGCAGATGACGTGTACCTGTGCAAGTACGCGTTTTGCGCCACGGTGGACGAAGCCGTGCTGATGTCGGGCTTCAAGGCCCGCGAAGCATGGCAGCGACTGCCCTTGCAAGTGCAGTTCTTCGGCGAGCAACTGGCTGGCGAACAGTTTTTTGAAAAGCTGGAAACCCTGCGACACGAAGGCGCCTCACGCCTGCAGGTGCTGGAGGTTTTCCACATGTGCCTGCTCTTGGGCTTTCAAGGCAAATACCTGATCGAGGGCAGCGAAAAGCTGAGTTACCTGACATCGCGATTGGGTGATGAAATTGCCCGATTCAAAGGCCACCAAGGCGGTCTGGCCCCTCACTGGGCACCGCCTGACCGCGTTCAGCATCAGCTCAAAAACGAAGTACCTTTGTGGGTCATGGGCTCGGTGTTCGCGACGCTGGCGCTGGCGGGGTTCTTGGGCTTGCGCTGGGATCTGACCAGCCACGCGCGCAGCACTCTGGGCGAACACCATCACGTGGTTCAGATGCCGCCCAAGGTGGCGCACGTCACGATCACCCTGCCCTGA